A region from the Linepithema humile isolate Giens D197 chromosome 1, Lhum_UNIL_v1.0, whole genome shotgun sequence genome encodes:
- the LOC136997314 gene encoding uncharacterized protein isoform X1 yields the protein MSTRELDTIKKRLEDMPTKQDFKVLDQKLIKLLKSRSGKMPTKPDCLPLESVEQVELFENIEEEHNDQVIAYLKFLGGQTVDESVKFCMKQIITDKALSNYSLWGEKDENIALYNKKLLSTVYVIFIEAVANSPYFAKPDKKIFFEAVKEAIRSPNNVSEMHKKEFLGKKVVA from the exons GGAATTGGACACCATCAAGAAAAGGCTCGAAGACATGCCGACAAAACAAgatttcaa AGTTCTGGACCAAAAATTGATCAAGCTATTGAAATCAAGATCCGGTAAAATGCCGACGAAACCCGATTGCCTTCCTTTGGAGTCTGTCGAGCAGGTGGaacttttcgaaaatatcgaaGAGGAGCATAATGATCAAGTC ATCGCTTATCTCAAGTTTTTGGGAGGTCAAACAGTTGACGAAAGCGTCAAATTTTGCATGAAGCAGATAATCACAGACAAGGCTTTAAGCAATTATTCTTTGTGGGGAGAGAAGGATGAAAACATTGCAttatacaacaaaaaattgttatcaacAGTATACg ttatatttatagaagCGGTAGCAAACAGCCCATACTTCGCGAAGCCggataaaaagatatttttcgagGCCGTAAAAGAAGCAATACGTTCGCCAAACAACGTCTCAGAAATGCACAAAAAAGAATTCCTGGGGAAAAAGGTCGTCGCATAA
- the LOC136997314 gene encoding uncharacterized protein isoform X2, whose translation MSTRELDTIKKRLEDMPTKQDFKVLDQKLIKLLKSRSGKMPTKPDCLPLESVEQVELFENIEEEHNDQVIAYLKFLGGQTVDESVKFCMKQIITDKALSNYSLWGEKDENIALYNKKLLSTVYEAVANSPYFAKPDKKIFFEAVKEAIRSPNNVSEMHKKEFLGKKVVA comes from the exons GGAATTGGACACCATCAAGAAAAGGCTCGAAGACATGCCGACAAAACAAgatttcaa AGTTCTGGACCAAAAATTGATCAAGCTATTGAAATCAAGATCCGGTAAAATGCCGACGAAACCCGATTGCCTTCCTTTGGAGTCTGTCGAGCAGGTGGaacttttcgaaaatatcgaaGAGGAGCATAATGATCAAGTC ATCGCTTATCTCAAGTTTTTGGGAGGTCAAACAGTTGACGAAAGCGTCAAATTTTGCATGAAGCAGATAATCACAGACAAGGCTTTAAGCAATTATTCTTTGTGGGGAGAGAAGGATGAAAACATTGCAttatacaacaaaaaattgttatcaacAGTATACg aagCGGTAGCAAACAGCCCATACTTCGCGAAGCCggataaaaagatatttttcgagGCCGTAAAAGAAGCAATACGTTCGCCAAACAACGTCTCAGAAATGCACAAAAAAGAATTCCTGGGGAAAAAGGTCGTCGCATAA
- the LOC136997314 gene encoding uncharacterized protein isoform X3 has translation MPTKQDFKVLDQKLIKLLKSRSGKMPTKPDCLPLESVEQVELFENIEEEHNDQVIAYLKFLGGQTVDESVKFCMKQIITDKALSNYSLWGEKDENIALYNKKLLSTVYVIFIEAVANSPYFAKPDKKIFFEAVKEAIRSPNNVSEMHKKEFLGKKVVA, from the exons ATGCCGACAAAACAAgatttcaa AGTTCTGGACCAAAAATTGATCAAGCTATTGAAATCAAGATCCGGTAAAATGCCGACGAAACCCGATTGCCTTCCTTTGGAGTCTGTCGAGCAGGTGGaacttttcgaaaatatcgaaGAGGAGCATAATGATCAAGTC ATCGCTTATCTCAAGTTTTTGGGAGGTCAAACAGTTGACGAAAGCGTCAAATTTTGCATGAAGCAGATAATCACAGACAAGGCTTTAAGCAATTATTCTTTGTGGGGAGAGAAGGATGAAAACATTGCAttatacaacaaaaaattgttatcaacAGTATACg ttatatttatagaagCGGTAGCAAACAGCCCATACTTCGCGAAGCCggataaaaagatatttttcgagGCCGTAAAAGAAGCAATACGTTCGCCAAACAACGTCTCAGAAATGCACAAAAAAGAATTCCTGGGGAAAAAGGTCGTCGCATAA